The genomic window CCATCGCTTTTCTCTTTTCACTAATACAGCTTCTAGCAGTACTATATATTGTGCGTTTAAgggaaaaacataattttttacagaaaatgaaaaattaaaaaaatttgcaatgttagttctcattttattttgtattttttatcatcgaTCAACCACAAAGGGAGTTTCCGGTGCCTTGAAGAAGTTTCGAGTACAAAACTAAccactattattttttgatcggACAATGGTTCAGAACTAAAAAAggcattcttttatttttataaatgaattttgacGCAAGTGCTAAATCAATTCGTGATATTGATCGGCCCTCTTCTCCATGACACATTATCACTGGGGCTAAAATAGGCTGTTAagtcaatcaaatttaattcacatATAAGTTTctccagatattttttattttgatatgagtTGCTGACACAATGTAGGTCAACGTTAAGGTTTTCCTACGAGTAAGATTGGTAAATTATTACCTTTACAATTGTTAATAATGACCTGGAAGAATGATTGACCCTTCTGActataagtattaattaattcaaatttagccTGTTCAGTGGATTTAAGATTTTATGCCAGTCACTCGCACTTGAGTTGTAGTTGGGACATGTGGGATCACCAAGAGATTTAGAAACCAAGGACAGAACTCCTCTATTTGAACCCGAGCCgctaaaaaatagttaaatcgTCTTGGAAGACAGATGGCGCAATCATCCTTACATGACGAGGATACTATAGCTTTGATGTCCTGAAGACATATAACAACtggataaaatgataataatcttTTCATTAAAGCATGGCATGATCAACGACTCTTGCTCTCTCTCTCGTATTTAGCGACAGGCTCTTTCCAATACCCATATTCTCTTCAATATTGCTATTATTAAAACTACTATTAACTGTCATTTTGGTATTACTCATgagaaaataatgtaaaaaatagaaacaaaatcaatagaaaaaaaccaCCCGTCATTTAATGGGAGCTCCTCAATTGCTTAAGGGGGTTCTCTTCTTGGTCAGTACAagtgattattatttcattttctggaATGTTTTCTTCACTAGTTGTATTTCTCCTCCCATCTGAATCTACCACATTATCTGTGTTATCTTTAGTCATGTCAACAATAATGGAAGCTTTATcaatttttccacttttttttttattgttatcaaTTGCATTGTCTTTGAATAAAACTTCCTTAACTGACTTAGGATAATCTCCCCATTTCACAAACTGATTGATACAATTTATTGCAAAGTGACCTGTTTCGTAACACTTTGCACATGTAATTGACTGATTTGCGTAGCTAATCCGGGTCTTTAAACCTCTAAAACCTATAAATCCTGTAAGATGAGGTTTTGGTATCAATCCAAGAACAAAATTCCCTTCATTAAGGCCCTTTAATCTTCCATCAATAAAATCAATCTCTGTTGCAGGTTTTACAATTTCGACGaaacttttaaatacataacatccaCTTGGGGAGGGTGAATAGttattttctcttcaaataCAATAGGATTTCCAGACTCGTCTTTACGTTGGGCTCTTAACCCTCTTACAACTCCTTTAATTCCCCTATCCCTTTCATGGGCTTTCCTTATTGGAAAGGTATCGTCTACGTGAGAAAAGGCAATACTAATATCTAATTATCTTTCAGTACTATAACCACCATAAGGCGAGAACCAGGACAAATATGAATTCCTTGAAGAAGGAATGTGTACCTCTTCAAAGTTCCGAAAATTAAGTTCTCAACTTTTGGAACGGCTGGCCGTTTAAGAATGCCACCTCCATCATTGcttgttatataaataattgtatttcttCTAATTGCTTTTGAAGccaaatcttttttcaatgCATTTAATGCTATGTTACCCACTAGATGATGATTCGTTCATTATTAAAGCGTAAATTTCTCGgaactttttcttatatgaaGTGATAAACAAATTCATGCAACCTCATGCAATTCATGCACATGATCGATGTCAATAAGAAATTAAAGATGATAtgcgaaaattaaaaaatcacaaCTATTCCACCTGCATGATATGTATCTCactaaatatacaaacaatatCTCTAGAGTTTGTATCAATATAtcagttttttatcaattttgaacgataaacaaaacaatatcaCTTTATATAGAGTAGGGTGGACCGATGAAAGTTGGAACACGTCTTACTGAATTACTTGGAGATACTTCAAATTTGACAAGCCAAAGTTTTACACaacagacacacatttatttactaattgtaaaaacgaattaaaatacaattatgataagtactttttctttaatctttatttgaatgcaaatttATCAGTCCACCCCAAGATCAAATCATCGAATTGACTTTAAGGTCTCGTTGGCACCTGtcttagagattttttttcttcatatttgagtagctgagatcaaataaagaaaaatggagggtattcatttttgaaaaattaattttaattttatgggacACCTTAATCTATATGTCTAAATAAAACTACATTAATACTTTAGAAACATTAATATACCAACGTTTTATGTTATTAACACTGGAGGAGaacatttatgttttataacgTCTTTTTATGACCAGGTTGATATTCAtccaataataaagtattatttgtaTCTTAGTCTATTATTAGCCTTAgcatttatgaaaaaactttGCCTCTATAGGAACACATAAATTTTTATGCCTTATGACATTACGTTAAGTATTTCCTTATCTACGAGTACCTATGCTGAGTGCCACTACTGTGACTCAAGTCATTTTTTTgccttattattttcaaaaatgcgCCATTTGTTGAgtaatcttaaatatatatatatatattttttttttttttttcagagaacAAATTTCAATGCTCACCTGAACTGTCATGGATATACGATTGGAACTTAAAGACCAATGCCATTTCGGACCAGGAATCCGTACAATGTCACTATGATAATTCCAACTACAATGGAAATATACTCCTAGTGATGGAATActattcaaaatttgtcaatccATCTTGCCCCTCGGATGTGGGATGCACTTGCGCATTACTCTCCGTTCAAGAGAAGATGGTTCATTCAACAGATCGTACTTACTCTGTTCAAGTCAATTGTGCCGATAATGGTCTCAATTTCTTTCCTAAACTCCCTAAACATACGAGGAGTGTGGACATATCTGGAAATTTGGTTAGTATCAATTACactctctttatatatttttttttcatttaagttGTACATATTTGCAGAgggggatttgtttttattattagctAGCGTTAGTACCCGGAGTTGTTAGATGTCGACCAACAGACaaacttgtttttattaatatagagttcaggtaaatccggaccatCCTTAACTAaatcctgaacaataaggaaagtaTTTAACTccgttatttcaattttaaagtgagagatTAAGCAATAGATTTCAGTTAGTTGCACAAATTTTAATTccaaacaagtatttacgatgtagGAGACCCGAAGGAACGCCATCATCGAACTTTCTTGTGCGTGACACAGTCTAGCATACAGCAAAAAGATGCTTAGATATCTTAAAAGCACAGTTTACGACGTCTACAACCACAAGAAGGAGGAGCGGGTGTATAAGAGATAAGCCCCCAAGTCCTGGAGTTATAAATAACACACTCCCATATTCCTTGTAGGCTTGAAACACTCCTTGAAGTCATCTTCTGCAACTCTGATtaatgttatttacaaaaagcgCCAAGTAAGCCGTGCAACAGTCTCCAGAGCTATAAATATCGACCTGAGGATAACGTCATACTGCTTCTACAAAAGACgtatccttacagacaaaaagAAGGCCATCTGGGCTCCCCACGAGAAAACAttgctgaacgatttgaagtccTATGATAActgaatcatcttttatttagATGTGAAAtaatggactgtcgacagattTGCGACATCTAGAACGACAGATGGTTGGGCACAGAGAGAGTTATTGTCCGCCACgtctttaaaacaaagtttccaGGCAGTATTGGGATCTCTGGGGTAATTGAAAGCAACGGCCtccatcttctttgagccaaaggAGGGGGTGGGTCCCTAAACGTACTGTGTACTCCTGTATGAGCAAGTTATAtattggatgaaagctgaggctTATGGTGTTTTGTTCCTGTTTCAATAAAACTCAGCCCCCTTTGACAAGGCCCACAAGCcccaaaacttatttaaagaaatgaagGTATAATTTTGATACCCCCCCACCCGGCCCTCTTTCTTtcccatggattacttcttttagaaGGAGTTAGAGAGGAAAGTCTCTACCAATTCACACAACAACAacgactccttgaaggcctccatcattGACTACTGGAAAACAAATTTTCCTCTGGGGACGTggtcaaggcctgcaaatccTATAGGCCTCGTATTGATTGAATGATTAGCCAAAAGGGCAAAcacattcaatatattttttcttttgtattgttataacttataaatcaaatataaacctCTTCTAGCTTCCCTCATTGATCAGGCTGCAATTAAAGGTACTCCGGATTTACCTGAATGATCCTGTATAATATAAGTCTCCTCAATAAATATTCAGTGTTATTCCCGTTTTTTAATGagaacactcacacgtagttactctaTACTTGGACGTTCTATCctaaataatgaatgaataaagataacagcttgataaaattatacatattgtttAGGCTGCCATCATCAACAAAATTCGTATGCTAAGAAAATACACCAGATTTACAACCCCAAATATATGTACTCtccttttcctttcttttttgatattgcgCTCTGAACTGTACTATACACACTCGTTGTAAAAAAGGATAGTTCtgcagacaaactttgctttattaatataagctgTACTTGTCACAactagtaaaaattatttgcattCTGATACTTctgtttttagtaaaaaaaatgatactttttatcTACTTattcagtcattttttacctACAAGTATagatttacattaaataatgagttttcaaaaatgcatatacATTTTTGACATCTATGAgtaacagaaataaaataaataaagttaagtaCCCTACGGATGTTAACTCTTACATTAATACTCGTAAATtttattagtgttattttttataaacaaaaatagacttcaataactttttggatattatttaaACCAAATTACGCACTACAAAATAGACAATGCATTAAATGAGTAAATTAAAggctcaaaataaatttaggaGCCTCATTATGTATATGTGCATACTcgtacatctttttttaaattcgatttAATAGAGTTGAATGTTgcatttcaatattattcttGTTCTTCATAtgtaataaaatcatataaataaataattttttcttcctttgtgttaataatttggttttattttattctttatgtaTACATGGGCTGCACAGAAGTGGGACATAGAAATCCCCACTTTTTGATAATTACAATTATCATATAGcagccaatatatatatatatattttgtcacaGTTATTAAAAACGATATCAACTACTGAGATTCGAGTTAATGTTTTTCCTTATAGGTGGAAATTAGCTAatcgtatttttaaaaaaactgaacacAAAACCGACCTTTGTGGAGTTTACTTGTCTTTCactattcaaaattaaataaatatgtcaaataataccaaaaaaattataataactgcTGGCCAGTCTTATTTGTTGggataattcttattttatttacagaTCAATGGTTCTGCTTTTGAAATTCTCGACGTCATTGAGCAAAATTATGATGAAGTCGATAACTTGAcgataaatgataataaattggaGAGTCTTCCAGAGAAGATTTTGGAGATGAAACTCGGATTAAGCTTCAGTGCTAGGAATAACAAATTAGAAACAGTAAGgagtaaaaacatataattaaatttgaaaacatttatGTATCATTATGATTGCTTTCAATGACGACAAcacttattttttctaattatgcGTATGGCTTCATTTGACACAGTTACAATGTTTGATTGATTAGAGtgccaaatatttatatttttcattgttttgttGCTATTCAATGCAATTAGAACGtattatactcgtatatgtttgttctatacatatatacaacaaatattttttagcatcAAGATTGGGTAACATTCTAAAGGCCTAAAATCAGAAATAAAATGActgcattatatttatttactgttgaattaaatgataaatatttattgaaacttACTTTGTTGTTTCATGGAGCTTCccccaaatatttatataactgttATCAATACAGTGTGGGGACACAAAAATTTTAGTAGCATgacttaatttgaaaaatgtgaatttttatggaatcaagaaaatacaattcaaaaCCCATTTGTGATATGCTTAGCTACTATttttagttacattttttgttcaacGTTGACACACCGGCAAACAGATTACCAACTCTGGACAATGTAGACGTGGCGTATTATGCTGTCATGATTGCAGTTCgtagtgaatccaaatttggataagaaatgtgatagatttttttctgtaaGACTCCTAAAACTACAAAGTCCATGGGTTTGAGGTCAGGGCTGTAGGAAGGACTAGAAGAGAAGGCCAGAattcagccatattgttgctgcagaagctTTGGTTCTTCTCGGCTGCATAGAACTGTAGTGTACTTCTTGGCATCGACATCAGAGTGGAGGAGATGGCATACGCGTTTCCTTTTTTGTTGGTGTtccgatatttttacacttagagatatggataaaataaaacctCTTTATGTTTGTTTGAGCtgtaatttgtttgtttaaataaatctcttaattaaaaataagggggATAATTAAATGGTACTGAAAGCTTTGGGTTCCCACTCTCTAAATagattatttaagtatttacatttatttggGGAGCTCTAGCGATTTAATTAGAAACGTTAGGAACTTAAACTCCTTCATAATTATACTTTCCTCCTTAAACGAACTTTAAAAAGGCTCTCTAATTTTGCTATTCTTTGAGATGGAGAATCCTGTAATTTTGCTATTCTTTGAGATAGAGAATCCTGtaatttttcaaggaaaaaatgagagatatacgttatatatatataaactcccTCTTAACTCAGTCATATTTAGCGGCGCCGAAACTATTGGGGACCAAAGAGCTATCTGCCgtcttttgacttttttagatTCAGtgtaatactttataataaaaatttgcaagATTGCGTTACTATTACGtcactattttataatttgctcCCACCCCTTCTTGTAAGTAAATTCTGCCAATGCTGGGCATATTAATGTAACAAGGATATGCAAATCTGTATGTTTAACATCTGTGCTTCTAAACTCTATCTTCCGAAAGAATTTAATGGATCTTGTTTGCAAGATTAGGCTATTCATTCTATGAATACCTTCAATATCTAATTCACGGTTTAATCTCTCACCGGATTCTGACTCTACCCAATTATCCTATGgagactatttttattattcgattatttgtatcaaataagttaaaacaaatttagaagcaacctaaaaatattatgttgccTGTTTAGCTCATAACTACTTATATATTATCGATGACATAGACACCGGAATCAATTTACAAGTGTGTGTGTGGGAGGGGGGATAATACCATAATTACGTAActtgtcattgttatttctttctcCATAAGTGGGGGGAGTAACGGACTCTTGACTCGCTAATCCACTGACTTCTTATCATGGAGAACAGCTAATGAAGGCAAGTTTTGTCTTTTATAGAAGCTTTTTTGGTTATCGCATCTTGATTGATGACGTTTCTCTAATTAAGGATTGCTTTAATATGTTCTACTTATGCCCTTGTCAAAAATTATGGTGTATGACAACAtcccaatttaatatttttctgcattttCGTACTTTAAAagttaagtatataaaatacatgCTACCAAGTTGAcaacaattttgaaaagaaaaaatgtgtaCCAAGCTTACAGTGTTTAAGTCTGGCCTATGTATTCCTGATACAtacaacattcttcaaactacTAATGAACTAGAGGAAGACTCTTAATTTTTGTGTGTGCCCATAATACAAgtgtttacataaaattatatccttGAAGTAATATAAGGTTAATGTAAAACTAATAAGGAAAGAAATTTGTGTAAGAGGAGAAGTTAAAGTTACTTTTAAAGAATTGAGGGCATCATCTTCTGATACAATTACccttctatatatatttcttttaaaaaccgCTAAACATAGGataagaacaaatatattttatttcctacaTTGTACATACCTATATTGAGAACTTGtccaatttattttgtaggtaCAACTCTTGTCATAATAGTTTAATATAAGATTATCATTGTATCATAtcgttttaattaaaaaatagagctCTATTTATGTGTCTTAaggatattaaataattagtttaaaaaaataaaatacatttttgtaggtaaatatatgaaatgagTAATGGATGTTTAGGGGTAAAACTCATTGATGGGATATAGCATTATGGGATACGCTATAGGGGATGGAAcaggaaaaataaaacaaatacattagttGTCATAACAAACATAGCTACACAATAAAACTCGGAATATTTTGGAAACCTTTCGTGAAATGATATCAATAATAAGGTCAATAACGGTTTGTAAcaattatactcaaatataAATGACCGGGGGAAAATGGGGAAacaacattacaaaaaatacttagatTTCATTTACAATTATGATATATTCACAATGCTCATGCAATTTTGAtgtgtttcttttataattcagtagtataatttttcttatcaaaGTTTATCCATATATTACTTTCCTGAACATTATTCctcttttctttaacaaaatttatcatgAATACGGATAACATTTTCCATGCGATAATGTATACTTTGTGACAGAAGGCatgaccaattttttatttttttattggtactATTCATTAATTCTTCCACCTCCGTTTGCTGAATAGCGGCAGcagcaaataaaaattgattatataattaattttcagagtgtattgtttttccaaatttatttatcgAAATTGTTCACCAAATAACTGTTATAGGGAACTTTTCTTATGTTTCAGAGAATATTAACTATTAACATTTTAAGCAATTTAGTATTAATATTCATATGGTATTTCTAGGATAATTCTTTTCACCCTAACTTTTTCATTGACCTTCATACATTCATCTCTCTCCTTTAGATTCGATGAGAACCTATTTGAACATAATGTattctttgtttattattaaccAAAATGACCTGTTTTACAACCCAGATCAATAAAGCAATCTGATAttctcacaaaaatttaaagctaaataaattttaagagctatttaaaaaatatatattcatgataaTAACTTATCCATTCAATGTTCTGTCAAAGGATTAAGTAtgttaagttatataaaataagaagtgaatgttatgaattatttttcattgtttttatatttctattgaGTAATCTGCATATTACACATAGCTatgtttattgtatctcgcaacttTTACGTGGAGAGGCCATCAGGTTGTGGTTAGTCCTCcccattataaaattttcattgaataattgttgagaatagTTCACAGTCTTACAAGAGACTTTAAACTTGTCATAGTGGCTCAAAACCCTAAAAAGagaaatagaagaagaagaatcgacagttgacaatgtaatatattgtatattttattttagtaacgCCATGCAAATGAAAGTCAGCCATTTTAGTAGAGgcataaacaatcaaattttataatgattaacaATCCTTTAAAAGGTAGTTTGTTGATTGAATTTGTCTGTTTTGTTTAATCATTGCATCAAGAATAACCCGTCTAcgagttttgttttgttatagaAGCTATGACATACGTAAAAacgttttattgaaaaatatgaaaatatcatggttttttacaatttttacaggcatctatttttatttacatattgaaTATGTGGATTAAAATTGTTAACACTTTGGGGAAGCTCACGGATGTTATGAAGCTGTCAATCAAGggattaaataaacaaattattattcttccaAATATAATGTAGATCGTGATGAAATCATTAAgttatgagtaaaaatataGCATTCATAAGGAAAAACacttatgtatttcataaatacaattaataatgaatgtatgaatattcttttttttctggacAGGCCAATAATTGATAAAACTTCGACATTGGAGGCTATATAAACAAGTCACAATCAAAAATAGGCCACCAAGGAGTACAGTTAAGTGAAAAGAGATCATCATAATAGGGTCGGACCCATATGTATAGGACATATGTTCACAGATttgcaaaaacaataaaaatacacaaataccGATGCAAATATCAATAGGGGaatatataattctttgaagtatttttgttttgctaATTATTTGCCTATTTCTATGTATGTCATTGaacatatcttattatttttcaaagtgtgTTGgcaaatagttataaatatacatttttcgaaattttggaatacattaaattttgtaaaagtaaattatttaatgttgtttctattctaatacaaaaaaaaaaaaagtaaattttataatatcataattatgatcACTACGAATAAGATAAATTTACTCAAATTGATGACTGGATTAATATGACCCGACAGACTTGAGTGACATAAAGAAGATGCGCTGAAGTAACTTTCGAGTCAAAAGTTGAGAATTCCGATTCGAATTTTTAGGGTgaacaattatttcttttggaTTAAACGATTTTTTAgtgtttattgataaaaaattatgtttgcaAAGTTTCATCCTTTAAATGCCATATTAAGACATTTATAAGCcgtttataattacttttttttcaacaaaatcggctgatttaaaaatttggattatcCTCCTAACCAGACTCATAAGACGTAAACTAACAACCTAACTTTTTGGTGTTCTTTATTATGTTACAAACAATCCCATAATGATGACAagtgattattttctttacgtacacaattacattatataaactatatcatttactaataagaaatacattatatacacAACATCATGGTCAATCCCATATTAATAATGACTCTTCCGTCTAGTATCTTGTGCAAGAAAGAGCGATGTTCCAACCTGTTTATTAAACTAAAGTATCCCAGGATTTATTAGGTGACTTCATTAggatcttttattaatattttttttttttgcaaacttgcaaatattttttttattatttagatcagATAGAAAAATGCCTAATTATATTTCCTggaccataaaaataaaaatataaccttttttctttgtttgtaaAGTTCAAACCTTTCATTAAAATtggataattgttattttataacaaaaaactaggtaaatacaattaaattttctacatcTGAAATGGCCTTAAAATTCAGTTTTCTGTTTACATCCTACGATAATATATGGGCTATAATAAGGAAAATActaatgattaaaatacaatagttgtacattgtacaatataattaaatattcacatattTATCTGCTTTGAACCATCAAATAATCTTACAAAGGGtactcaaaattcaaatttaaatcttcatattgaattatcaacattttgattgttaaatctcttttttatgTGTAATATCCACTGAGAAAGAAAAACATACAGACTACAAAGGGATTGCAATTGACAGTTGGGCATAATAAGGGTttag from Lepeophtheirus salmonis chromosome 1, UVic_Lsal_1.4, whole genome shotgun sequence includes these protein-coding regions:
- the LOC121128224 gene encoding protein singed wings 2 isoform X2; this translates as MNLMRDLWFALLAHNGLDVNVYFCGLNAHKMKQSIIENKFQCSPELSWIYDWNLKTNAISDQESVQCHYDNSNYNGNILLVMEYYSKFVNPSCPSDVGCTCALLSVQEKMVHSTDRTYSVQVNCADNGLNFFPKLPKHTRSVDISGNLINGSAFEILDVIEQNYDEVDNLTINDNKLESLPEKILEMKLGLSFSARNNKLETISYDMSQRLVRITTVVELSGNPWICSCRSQITDVILIEKVRDKTRLICGPNSDGQLQNEKIMSLNPQILCAPAPSGEVQETFLKLLCVLLAILIVIVFTKLGYDYWVYRTRGQLPWLVLKMP